The following are from one region of the Paenibacillus sp. JZ16 genome:
- a CDS encoding FliO/MopB family protein → MMMAASDGLGSSSTTGYYLQLFYVFIVLAIIVALIVFLIRFLSRKNQSWMQGRSIRTLGAVGMGPNKSLQLVEIGGSIYVIGVGEDVRLVDKISDPAEVALIQAAFEQDSGIHNGALPPFITKLAAKLRKDKPPEEMELDDTSSFHEVFESKLRSVPNRKEKVEELLREDHKDS, encoded by the coding sequence ATGATGATGGCAGCTTCTGATGGATTAGGCTCAAGTAGTACTACCGGGTATTATTTACAGTTATTTTATGTCTTTATCGTACTTGCCATCATCGTTGCGTTGATCGTGTTCCTGATTCGCTTTCTCAGCAGAAAGAATCAGAGCTGGATGCAGGGCCGCTCCATTCGTACTTTGGGTGCGGTTGGGATGGGCCCTAACAAATCCCTTCAGCTCGTCGAAATTGGGGGCAGCATCTATGTGATCGGAGTTGGCGAAGACGTCCGGTTGGTGGACAAAATTTCTGATCCAGCTGAAGTTGCGCTTATCCAAGCTGCATTTGAACAGGATTCTGGAATACATAATGGGGCACTGCCGCCTTTTATAACGAAACTGGCGGCAAAACTCCGTAAAGACAAACCACCGGAAGAAATGGAATTGGACGATACATCTTCTTTCCATGAAGTGTTCGAGTCCAAGCTGCGCAGCGTACCGAACCGGAAAGAAAAGGTCGAAGAATTGCTGCGGGAGGATCATAAAGATTCATGA
- a CDS encoding response regulator, producing MANRILIVDDAAFMRMMIRDILVKNGFEVVGEAQDGAQAIEKFKELRPDLITMDITMPEMDGIAALKEIKKVDANAKVIMCSAMGQQAMVIDAIQAGAKDFIVKPFQSDRVIEAINKTLGV from the coding sequence ATGGCTAACCGAATTCTGATTGTGGACGATGCTGCATTTATGAGAATGATGATCCGTGACATATTGGTCAAAAACGGATTCGAGGTTGTGGGAGAAGCACAGGACGGTGCGCAAGCAATCGAGAAATTTAAAGAACTTCGTCCAGATCTGATTACGATGGATATTACGATGCCGGAAATGGATGGTATCGCAGCGCTGAAAGAGATTAAAAAAGTCGATGCGAATGCAAAAGTGATTATGTGCTCTGCCATGGGCCAACAGGCGATGGTTATTGATGCGATCCAAGCTGGAGCCAAGGACTTTATCGTTAAACCGTTCCAATCGGACAGAGTCATTGAAGCCATCAATAAGACGCTTGGCGTATAA
- the fliY gene encoding flagellar motor switch phosphatase FliY, with protein MTSKDYLSQEEIDALLKQSEMASPASIPSAATVDDVLTPLEQDALGEIGNITFGSAATALSTLLGKKVDITTPKVSIIKRSEFEEEFPKPHVAVHVTYVDGFEGINSLVIKTRDAQVIADLMLGGEGNPVEEELNEIHISAVQEAMNQMMGSSATSMSTIFNRFVNISPPGIDILNMAKGEGVNNLPPDETLIKISFRLIIGDLIDSTIMQLLPVHFSKDMVHMLINGTEEPQPAKQEAAPAVEAPVSTQEPAQAPANPVNGNDMGQGYDYGQGYGQPMQGQGGPIPQSMPYGQPQMPYQAQPQQYGGMPNRNVNVQPVQFANLQSAPYTQVDENNLNLLMDIPLKVTVELGRTQKQIKDILEMSQGSIIELDKLAGEPVDILVNHKLIAKGEVVVIDENFGVRVTDIVSQWDRIQKLQ; from the coding sequence TTGACGAGTAAAGACTATTTATCCCAGGAAGAAATCGACGCTTTGTTAAAACAGTCGGAAATGGCATCACCAGCATCAATTCCTTCGGCGGCGACTGTCGATGATGTATTAACACCTTTAGAGCAGGACGCGCTCGGCGAGATTGGTAACATTACCTTTGGCAGTGCTGCAACCGCCCTGTCTACCTTGCTGGGCAAAAAAGTGGATATCACAACACCCAAAGTGTCGATCATTAAGCGAAGCGAGTTTGAGGAAGAATTTCCGAAGCCGCATGTAGCGGTACATGTTACTTATGTAGATGGTTTTGAAGGAATTAACTCTCTAGTCATTAAAACACGCGATGCTCAGGTCATTGCTGATCTGATGTTAGGCGGGGAAGGCAACCCCGTGGAAGAGGAACTGAACGAGATTCATATCAGTGCCGTTCAGGAAGCGATGAACCAGATGATGGGCTCTTCCGCAACGAGCATGTCGACGATTTTTAACCGGTTTGTCAATATATCGCCGCCAGGCATTGACATTCTGAACATGGCAAAAGGTGAAGGGGTTAACAACCTTCCGCCGGATGAAACACTGATTAAGATTTCATTCCGATTAATTATCGGTGACCTTATTGATTCAACCATTATGCAGCTGCTTCCCGTTCATTTTTCCAAGGATATGGTTCACATGCTTATCAACGGAACGGAAGAGCCTCAGCCTGCGAAGCAGGAAGCCGCGCCGGCGGTGGAAGCACCTGTCAGTACCCAGGAACCTGCTCAAGCACCGGCTAACCCTGTGAATGGCAATGATATGGGCCAAGGATACGACTACGGACAAGGCTACGGCCAGCCAATGCAGGGACAGGGAGGGCCGATCCCGCAATCCATGCCATATGGACAGCCGCAGATGCCTTACCAAGCGCAGCCGCAGCAATATGGCGGCATGCCGAATCGCAATGTGAATGTACAGCCCGTACAGTTTGCTAATCTGCAATCTGCGCCGTACACCCAGGTGGATGAAAACAATCTGAACTTACTGATGGACATTCCCCTTAAAGTCACCGTAGAATTAGGGAGGACTCAAAAGCAAATTAAGGATATCCTGGAAATGTCGCAAGGTTCGATCATCGAGCTGGACAAGCTTGCCGGTGAGCCTGTAGACATCCTTGTCAATCATAAGCTGATTGCCAAGGGCGAGGTCGTTGTCATCGATGAGAACTTTGGTGTACGCGTGACGGATATCGTGAGCCAATGGGACCGGATTCAAAAATTACAATAG
- the fliM gene encoding flagellar motor switch protein FliM, whose amino-acid sequence MVDVLSQNEIDALLAALSSGEMDAEELKKEETQKKIRSYDFKRALRFSKDHIRSLTRIHENFARYLTTYFSAQLRTFVQINVVQVEQLPYDEFIRSIPKMTVLNIFEAEPLVGRMVLEVHPNIAYAMLDRLLGGTGIAPTSISSMTEIETIIMERIFSRAFDSLQEAWKTVLDISPRLEALETNPQFMQIVSPNETIALISLSTKIGDTTGMINLCIPHVVLEPIMSKLSAHQWFISEKKASVPEEVDALKQRVSKAKLPIVAELGVSQLTVSEFLGLSVGDVISLNKPMHDGLSIKVGDRLKFIGSPGTIKDRVAVQIDEIVIEGAEEFDE is encoded by the coding sequence ATGGTTGATGTTTTATCGCAGAATGAGATCGACGCCTTATTGGCCGCTCTCTCTTCAGGGGAAATGGATGCTGAAGAACTGAAAAAAGAGGAAACGCAAAAGAAAATTCGTTCTTATGATTTTAAGAGGGCACTCCGGTTTTCCAAGGATCATATTCGGAGCTTAACCCGCATTCACGAGAACTTTGCACGATATTTGACCACATATTTCTCAGCGCAATTACGCACTTTTGTGCAAATTAACGTGGTGCAGGTTGAACAGCTTCCATATGATGAATTTATTCGCTCCATACCCAAAATGACAGTTCTCAATATATTCGAGGCGGAACCGCTTGTCGGGCGCATGGTGCTCGAGGTCCATCCAAACATTGCTTACGCGATGCTGGACCGTTTGCTGGGAGGAACAGGCATTGCTCCTACTTCCATCAGCTCGATGACCGAAATCGAGACGATCATCATGGAACGCATTTTCAGCCGGGCATTCGACAGTCTGCAGGAAGCATGGAAAACGGTGCTGGACATCTCACCGCGGCTTGAAGCATTGGAAACGAATCCGCAATTTATGCAGATTGTTTCTCCAAACGAAACCATTGCGCTAATTTCCCTTAGCACCAAAATCGGCGATACCACGGGGATGATTAATCTGTGTATCCCGCACGTGGTGCTGGAACCGATCATGTCCAAGCTATCGGCGCATCAATGGTTTATCTCGGAGAAAAAAGCGAGTGTTCCAGAGGAAGTAGATGCTCTTAAGCAGCGTGTAAGTAAGGCCAAGCTTCCGATTGTTGCCGAGCTGGGCGTTTCACAGCTCACCGTGTCCGAATTTTTAGGACTGAGCGTCGGCGACGTCATCTCATTAAACAAGCCGATGCATGATGGACTTTCCATTAAGGTTGGGGACAGATTAAAGTTTATTGGCAGTCCCGGAACGATAAAAGACCGGGTTGCTGTACAAATCGATGAAATTGTCATCGAAGGAGCTGAAGAATTTGACGAGTAA
- a CDS encoding flagellar basal body-associated FliL family protein gives MKKMLPWLITILLSITLIVLAIFLLSDKLLGDNGKSQASANAAALPKFSADEIVAMTSEIAGIKTNLAEPNYIAQMSFAFQLNDKKAKEEFEKIKNIKIKPIIIKTLADTKPELLNDSKGREQFNAKLVNLVNKSLTSGRLIQIEMTDVIVTEI, from the coding sequence ATGAAAAAGATGCTCCCCTGGTTAATTACGATCCTGTTATCCATTACGCTGATTGTTCTGGCGATCTTCCTATTGTCGGATAAATTGCTTGGCGATAACGGTAAAAGTCAGGCTTCAGCCAATGCAGCGGCTTTACCTAAGTTTTCTGCCGATGAGATCGTGGCGATGACATCGGAAATCGCCGGGATCAAGACGAATTTAGCCGAACCAAACTATATCGCCCAGATGTCCTTTGCTTTTCAGCTGAATGACAAAAAAGCAAAGGAAGAATTCGAAAAAATCAAGAATATCAAGATTAAACCGATTATTATCAAGACGTTGGCCGATACGAAGCCCGAATTACTGAATGATTCGAAGGGGCGCGAACAATTTAACGCTAAGCTGGTGAATCTGGTTAATAAGTCGTTAACGTCTGGACGTTTAATTCAAATTGAAATGACAGATGTTATCGTCACTGAAATCTAG
- a CDS encoding flagellar FlbD family protein translates to MISVTRLNGSQLWLNALLIEMVEETPDTYITLINGKRMIVLESANEIIASVKAYHHEVGIHQATIKVQQLEEPS, encoded by the coding sequence ATGATATCGGTAACGAGGTTAAATGGTTCGCAGTTGTGGCTTAACGCGCTGTTGATAGAAATGGTTGAGGAGACTCCTGACACCTACATTACTTTGATCAATGGAAAACGCATGATTGTGCTTGAAAGTGCAAATGAAATCATCGCTTCCGTTAAGGCGTATCATCACGAGGTAGGCATTCATCAAGCTACCATTAAAGTGCAGCAATTGGAGGAACCTTCATGA
- a CDS encoding flagellar hook-basal body complex protein encodes MLRSMYSGISGMRGFQTKLDVIGNNIANVNTVGFKAGRVMFKDVLSQTMSGVTPGTDDPSGGVNAKQVGLGVSIGSIDTLHTPGSAMITNYPTDLRIDGDGFFMVKLSEDQDVPFLTRAGDFHIDVARNLVTSDGMLVLDATGEPIQLEEDVTAFTIAQNGAIIQKMSDGSTEEGAIIGVAKIPNPEGLEKIGGNMYRVTLNAVPDGDLDAVMFEANNAEEGTGAIISGQLEMSNVDLTGEFSEMIVAQRGFQANSRIITTSDEVLQEVVNLKR; translated from the coding sequence ATGTTAAGATCCATGTATTCCGGTATTTCCGGAATGAGAGGTTTCCAAACCAAGCTTGATGTCATTGGTAATAACATTGCCAACGTAAACACAGTTGGGTTTAAAGCGGGACGTGTGATGTTTAAAGACGTACTAAGTCAAACGATGTCCGGTGTTACCCCGGGAACCGACGATCCATCCGGTGGTGTAAACGCGAAGCAGGTCGGTCTTGGTGTATCGATCGGTTCCATCGATACGCTGCATACGCCAGGCAGTGCAATGATAACTAACTATCCGACGGATCTGAGAATAGATGGGGACGGATTCTTTATGGTGAAGCTTAGCGAGGATCAAGATGTGCCTTTCTTGACCCGAGCTGGAGACTTCCATATAGACGTAGCGCGTAACCTGGTAACTTCAGATGGGATGCTCGTTCTTGATGCAACTGGTGAACCTATCCAGCTGGAGGAAGATGTAACGGCATTTACGATTGCACAGAATGGCGCCATCATTCAGAAGATGAGTGACGGATCAACGGAAGAGGGAGCCATCATCGGCGTTGCGAAAATTCCGAATCCGGAAGGTCTGGAGAAAATCGGCGGCAATATGTATCGTGTGACTCTTAATGCGGTTCCTGATGGCGATCTGGATGCTGTCATGTTCGAAGCTAATAACGCCGAAGAAGGAACTGGCGCTATCATTTCAGGACAGCTCGAAATGTCCAACGTTGACTTGACAGGTGAATTTTCGGAAATGATCGTTGCTCAGCGCGGCTTCCAAGCCAACTCCCGGATCATCACGACTTCGGACGAAGTGCTTCAAGAAGTTGTCAATCTGAAACGATAA
- a CDS encoding TIGR02530 family flagellar biosynthesis protein: protein MSDRMIIGHLYPGKIHPAALHNERKTQAQANPPAGTFQELLNENLLKISNHAAKRLQQRGIELKGDQLAQIQSAVDKAAAKGSKESLILMKDMALIVNIPNRTVVTAMDGNAMKDNVFTQIDSAVIIS, encoded by the coding sequence ATGAGTGACCGCATGATCATAGGGCATTTATACCCTGGAAAAATACATCCCGCGGCACTTCATAATGAGCGTAAAACGCAAGCTCAAGCTAACCCGCCAGCCGGGACGTTTCAGGAACTTTTAAATGAGAATCTGCTTAAAATTAGCAATCATGCGGCAAAGAGACTTCAGCAGCGCGGCATTGAATTAAAGGGTGATCAGCTTGCGCAGATCCAGAGCGCGGTGGATAAAGCTGCGGCGAAGGGGAGCAAGGAGTCACTCATTCTGATGAAGGATATGGCTCTCATCGTGAATATTCCGAATCGGACCGTAGTCACTGCAATGGATGGCAACGCGATGAAGGATAACGTATTTACGCAAATAGATAGTGCAGTAATTATTTCATAA
- a CDS encoding flagellar hook capping FlgD N-terminal domain-containing protein, producing the protein MATNPVSTNNMWPNYAKGNVSSKSGNGQELGKDQFLSILITQLRHQDPLQPMQDREFIAQMAQFTSLEQLMNINTQLTAMSQSLGAASSLIGKQISWMFKPEDGSDSVMKSGIVDSIIVREGVHYAKVGDSEVSLDQIVKIENAVTENDPEALISGPAVPDTNNRGPIDPDTTNPGPSVPDASSPGPTEPEITNPDPSVPETGNPEPSAPEAVDPGQGGEEPGGVAP; encoded by the coding sequence ATGGCAACAAATCCGGTGTCTACGAATAATATGTGGCCCAATTATGCTAAAGGGAATGTCAGCAGTAAAAGCGGGAATGGCCAGGAGCTTGGAAAGGATCAGTTCTTGAGCATCCTGATTACGCAATTAAGGCATCAGGATCCGCTTCAGCCAATGCAGGACCGGGAATTTATTGCCCAAATGGCCCAGTTTACTTCCCTGGAGCAGTTAATGAATATCAATACTCAATTAACGGCAATGAGTCAGTCTTTGGGTGCTGCTTCAAGTTTGATCGGTAAACAGATCAGCTGGATGTTCAAGCCCGAGGATGGTTCGGATTCCGTCATGAAGAGCGGTATCGTAGATTCCATCATTGTTCGTGAAGGCGTACATTATGCCAAAGTCGGCGACAGTGAAGTATCGCTTGACCAGATCGTGAAAATCGAGAACGCCGTAACCGAGAATGATCCAGAAGCGTTGATTTCTGGTCCTGCAGTACCTGATACAAATAATCGAGGTCCGATTGATCCTGACACAACGAATCCGGGTCCTTCCGTACCTGACGCGAGCAGTCCAGGTCCGACAGAACCTGAAATAACAAATCCCGATCCTTCCGTACCCGAAACAGGCAATCCCGAGCCGTCAGCTCCTGAGGCCGTAGATCCTGGACAAGGGGGAGAAGAGCCTGGGGGAGTAGCGCCATGA
- a CDS encoding flagellar hook-length control protein FliK: protein MTITVQNMSSSVSSPSGSGKASAAGQSTAGVSFDATLAYQMNSSGNSASTTSTEVAAKLESLLTQYSSETDASIEGLMELLQGLLQELDTMDQALMEDPSLLQELQNWLTQANVMLSGAASQAQENAGGNEMSPLASRPETIRFAVQDTISQLASMLSKSGQVDLNTEAAVKQLVQSFHGLLGQGTGTGETKASGSFDHILAQKQPDAAQPTVSTNTSGQSASSQTTGQANAKWSSLTTSTQVEGTASEFMMNEGVSLLEQGTVTAGQLALRSGTQVAVKPAAPPVPVENFSSEMTSFIINKLEIVKQTGFTEARISLNPEHLGQVDIKLTMQNGQLIAQFMTRSTDAKELIDQQMAQLRSALIAQGLQIEKIEVTQSSQPSNANLYQDGRQPGSGQQQSQHRSKEKDRPSDDAVLAANLTEELNDWIAEHQADDERVQAGTFTAKA, encoded by the coding sequence ATGACAATAACGGTACAAAATATGTCTTCATCCGTAAGCAGTCCCTCGGGAAGCGGAAAGGCAAGCGCGGCGGGTCAGTCGACAGCGGGTGTTTCCTTTGATGCGACACTGGCTTACCAGATGAATAGCAGCGGGAACAGCGCTTCAACAACATCGACGGAAGTCGCTGCCAAGCTGGAATCCTTGCTAACGCAGTATTCTTCGGAAACCGATGCATCGATTGAAGGCTTGATGGAATTGCTTCAAGGTTTGCTGCAGGAGCTGGACACCATGGACCAGGCATTGATGGAGGATCCATCCCTATTGCAAGAGCTGCAGAACTGGCTCACGCAAGCGAATGTTATGCTGAGCGGAGCTGCTTCCCAGGCACAAGAGAACGCGGGTGGGAATGAGATGTCTCCATTGGCTTCCAGACCGGAGACCATTCGATTCGCGGTACAGGATACGATCAGTCAGCTGGCATCGATGCTTTCCAAATCTGGTCAGGTGGATCTAAATACCGAAGCTGCTGTAAAACAGCTTGTCCAATCATTCCATGGTTTGCTTGGTCAAGGAACTGGGACTGGCGAGACTAAAGCAAGCGGCAGCTTTGATCATATCCTTGCTCAAAAACAGCCGGATGCCGCTCAGCCTACTGTATCCACGAATACTTCAGGACAGTCGGCTTCATCTCAAACAACGGGACAGGCGAATGCCAAGTGGTCATCGCTGACGACGAGCACTCAAGTAGAGGGTACAGCATCTGAGTTCATGATGAATGAAGGAGTTTCGCTGTTGGAGCAAGGAACGGTCACGGCCGGACAACTAGCCCTGCGTTCAGGAACGCAAGTTGCAGTAAAACCTGCAGCTCCGCCGGTACCTGTTGAGAATTTCTCAAGCGAAATGACTTCTTTCATTATTAATAAGCTTGAAATCGTGAAACAAACCGGTTTTACGGAAGCGAGAATCTCCTTGAATCCGGAACATCTGGGTCAAGTAGATATCAAACTTACGATGCAGAATGGCCAATTAATCGCCCAGTTCATGACGCGGTCGACAGATGCTAAAGAGCTGATTGACCAGCAAATGGCACAGCTTCGCAGCGCATTGATTGCACAAGGACTGCAGATCGAGAAAATTGAAGTTACACAGAGCAGCCAGCCTTCCAATGCGAATCTTTATCAAGACGGCCGTCAGCCTGGATCAGGCCAGCAGCAGTCACAGCATCGCTCGAAGGAGAAGGACAGACCATCCGATGATGCCGTGCTGGCAGCAAATCTGACAGAAGAACTAAACGATTGGATTGCCGAGCACCAAGCCGACGATGAACGGGTACAAGCAGGAACATTTACCGCTAAAGCCTAA
- a CDS encoding kinesin has translation MRVARKDMPLDKEESGGGFERILLILVPAIFTIVLLGALAVFFRADVRDGLIDVANKIPVVKNWVPDPVLTPEEQKLKEAKQQEESAEATIVELKKQLAEREETLNEVTEQKTAQENKVKELETQIDSMQSTSTSGETEEEDAYTKQIRELSKLYADMSPSKAAPIMQNLTLEEMVLMLSQMKSSNRVAILQKMDPKTAADATMMLKDAETSEDMAIAALQSRLKKNDTEAAQKKTSDNLDKNQLNQTFAGMTPANAAELLMQTYKISPAKTMTILNTVDDATRSRILNAMSSKDAELAAKILNRLMGSK, from the coding sequence ATGAGAGTGGCACGAAAAGACATGCCGCTTGATAAGGAAGAATCAGGCGGAGGATTTGAACGGATACTGTTGATTTTGGTACCTGCTATATTCACGATTGTACTGCTCGGGGCGCTTGCCGTATTTTTTAGAGCCGATGTGCGGGATGGACTAATCGATGTAGCCAATAAAATTCCGGTCGTCAAGAACTGGGTCCCGGATCCGGTGCTGACCCCGGAAGAACAGAAACTCAAAGAAGCGAAGCAGCAGGAAGAAAGCGCGGAAGCAACGATTGTTGAACTTAAGAAGCAGCTTGCCGAACGCGAAGAAACATTAAATGAAGTAACGGAGCAAAAAACAGCGCAGGAAAACAAGGTGAAAGAGCTGGAAACCCAAATTGATTCGATGCAGAGTACATCGACAAGCGGTGAGACCGAAGAGGAAGACGCGTATACCAAGCAAATTCGCGAACTGTCCAAGCTCTACGCCGACATGAGTCCAAGCAAAGCGGCACCGATCATGCAAAACCTTACGCTGGAAGAAATGGTGCTTATGCTTAGTCAGATGAAGAGCAGCAATCGGGTTGCCATTCTGCAAAAAATGGATCCCAAAACGGCCGCGGATGCAACCATGATGCTTAAAGATGCCGAGACTTCTGAAGATATGGCCATCGCGGCACTGCAATCCAGGCTCAAGAAGAATGATACAGAGGCGGCCCAGAAGAAGACATCCGACAATCTGGATAAAAACCAGTTGAATCAGACCTTTGCCGGAATGACACCCGCCAACGCTGCCGAACTGCTGATGCAAACGTATAAGATCAGCCCTGCTAAGACCATGACCATTCTAAATACTGTGGATGATGCAACGCGTTCACGGATTTTAAATGCGATGTCCTCGAAAGATGCGGAGCTGGCAGCAAAGATATTGAATCGCCTGATGGGCTCTAAATAA
- the fliJ gene encoding flagellar export protein FliJ, whose amino-acid sequence MKFHYAFQKIVDLKSNEKTQAEWMLSSAIGKLQAEEKSLNELYEMRDQMYHAQQEAASRCVPVAEIRNIQVYAEHLEECIERKRDDIRIAHVNVTKKQKVLSDKMLDEKVWLKARDKSQEKFRHESLLREQNELDEMATVRFAIKAR is encoded by the coding sequence ATGAAATTTCATTATGCATTCCAGAAAATCGTAGACCTGAAAAGCAACGAGAAAACGCAAGCCGAATGGATGCTGTCAAGCGCCATCGGGAAGCTGCAGGCGGAAGAGAAAAGTCTGAATGAGCTGTATGAGATGCGGGATCAAATGTATCACGCTCAGCAGGAGGCTGCATCACGGTGCGTGCCGGTCGCTGAGATCCGAAACATTCAGGTATACGCAGAGCACTTGGAAGAATGCATTGAGCGTAAGCGGGATGACATACGGATCGCTCATGTCAATGTAACCAAGAAACAGAAGGTATTGTCCGACAAAATGCTAGACGAAAAAGTGTGGCTGAAAGCAAGAGATAAATCCCAAGAAAAGTTCCGGCATGAAAGTCTCCTTCGGGAACAAAACGAGCTGGACGAAATGGCGACGGTACGTTTTGCGATCAAAGCCCGATAA
- the fliI gene encoding flagellar protein export ATPase FliI yields MKKLNSARYMDHLKHLDPVRINGKVTQVIGLMVESEGPDASIGDVCYIYPTKQTKPLKAEVVGFRDNKVLLMPLGELHSIGPGCDVVGTGKPLSVQVGSELLGKVLDGLGQPLDGSIIPARMPHYSTHNVPQNPLNRPRVQEPISIGVRAIDGLLSIGKGQRVGIFAGSGVGKSTLMGMIARNTSADVNVIALIGERGREVLDFIERDLGPEGLKRSVVIVATSDQPALIRIKGALIATTIAEYFRDRGLNVMLMMDSVTRYAMAQREVGLAVGEPPAMRGYTPSVFASLPKLLERAGTGPTGSITAFYTVLVDGDDMNEPIADAVRGILDGHIVLNRNIANKGHFPAIDVLASISRVMKDISPEEQIDASENVKRLMAIYKDSEDLINIGAYQQGSNADIDESIEYIGRIWDFTKQKVNEKTTLNEVQERLISEFSRR; encoded by the coding sequence ATGAAGAAGCTGAATAGCGCGCGGTACATGGATCATCTGAAGCATCTGGACCCCGTTCGCATCAATGGTAAAGTTACACAGGTAATCGGACTGATGGTGGAGTCCGAAGGGCCGGATGCAAGCATCGGCGATGTTTGTTATATCTATCCCACGAAGCAAACCAAGCCGCTCAAGGCGGAGGTCGTGGGTTTCAGAGACAATAAGGTGTTGCTGATGCCTCTCGGCGAGCTTCACTCCATTGGTCCTGGCTGTGATGTAGTCGGTACCGGCAAACCACTGAGCGTGCAAGTGGGTTCGGAACTGCTTGGCAAAGTGCTCGACGGATTGGGACAACCGCTGGACGGATCTATCATTCCGGCGCGCATGCCGCACTATTCAACCCATAACGTTCCACAGAACCCGCTTAATAGGCCGAGGGTTCAGGAGCCGATCAGCATCGGCGTCCGCGCGATTGACGGATTGCTCTCCATCGGCAAAGGCCAGCGGGTCGGTATATTCGCCGGATCCGGTGTCGGGAAGAGTACCCTGATGGGAATGATCGCGAGAAACACTTCTGCCGATGTCAATGTCATAGCTTTGATCGGGGAACGTGGACGCGAAGTGCTGGATTTCATAGAACGGGATTTGGGTCCCGAAGGGTTAAAACGGTCCGTCGTAATTGTTGCGACCTCGGATCAACCGGCACTCATCCGCATTAAAGGGGCCTTGATCGCTACAACGATCGCCGAGTATTTCAGGGATCGCGGCCTGAATGTGATGCTGATGATGGATTCCGTTACCCGCTATGCGATGGCACAGCGAGAAGTAGGACTAGCCGTAGGAGAGCCGCCGGCCATGCGCGGTTATACTCCGTCTGTATTTGCCAGTCTGCCGAAGCTTCTGGAACGAGCAGGCACAGGGCCAACGGGCTCGATTACAGCCTTTTATACGGTGTTGGTAGATGGTGATGATATGAACGAACCGATCGCGGATGCGGTTAGAGGCATACTTGATGGTCACATCGTTCTAAACCGGAATATCGCAAATAAAGGGCATTTTCCGGCCATTGATGTGCTGGCTAGCATAAGCCGGGTGATGAAAGATATATCTCCAGAAGAACAAATCGATGCTTCCGAGAACGTAAAGCGACTGATGGCGATATATAAGGACTCGGAGGATTTGATCAATATCGGGGCGTATCAACAGGGCTCGAATGCCGATATCGATGAATCGATCGAATATATCGGGCGAATATGGGATTTCACGAAGCAAAAAGTGAATGAAAAGACAACATTGAATGAGGTTCAGGAACGTTTGATTTCCGAGTTTTCAAGGAGATGA